Proteins found in one Sphingomonas sp. SORGH_AS_0879 genomic segment:
- a CDS encoding cytochrome c1, with translation MVRGIAFLVGAAFTLVLAIALWGSVSGLVSDPPAPTAEEEFHLHPKSAHLASDGILGRFDRRQLQRGFQVYKEVCAACHSLRLVAFRDLKDLGYNEAEVKAIANQWVIEQPSINPETGEATTRKNVPADRFPSPFANEVAARAANNNALPPDLSLMTKARHDGTNYVYSLIGPDAYRNQPAELLRKFPDVKTPTGLHYNPYFANLNIAMPPPLTQDGQVQYTDGTLATRDQMAKDVAAFLTWTAEPRLESRHAAGIGAVIFILIFCFLAWGAYQNVWRDVKH, from the coding sequence ATGGTTCGTGGCATCGCATTCCTGGTCGGGGCGGCCTTCACCCTGGTCCTCGCCATCGCGCTGTGGGGCAGCGTATCGGGGCTCGTCTCCGACCCGCCCGCCCCCACCGCCGAAGAGGAATTCCACCTGCACCCCAAATCCGCGCATCTGGCGTCGGACGGCATTCTCGGTCGCTTCGACCGCCGCCAGCTCCAGCGTGGTTTCCAGGTCTATAAGGAGGTCTGCGCGGCCTGCCACTCGCTGCGGCTGGTGGCGTTCCGCGACTTGAAGGATCTGGGCTATAACGAGGCCGAGGTGAAGGCGATCGCCAACCAGTGGGTGATCGAGCAGCCGAGCATCAACCCGGAGACGGGCGAGGCGACGACGCGCAAGAACGTGCCCGCCGACCGCTTCCCCTCGCCCTTCGCCAACGAGGTCGCGGCGCGCGCGGCGAACAACAACGCGCTGCCGCCAGACCTGTCGCTGATGACCAAGGCGCGGCATGACGGCACCAACTACGTCTATTCGCTGATCGGTCCCGACGCCTATCGCAACCAGCCCGCAGAACTGCTGCGCAAGTTCCCGGACGTCAAGACGCCGACCGGGCTGCACTACAATCCCTATTTCGCGAACCTCAACATCGCGATGCCGCCGCCGCTGACCCAGGATGGGCAGGTGCAATATACCGACGGCACGCTGGCGACCCGCGACCAGATGGCCAAGGACGTCGCCGCCTTCCTGACCTGGACCGCCGAGCCCCGGCTGGAATCGCGCCATGCCGCCGGGATCGGGGCGGTGATCTTCATCCTGATCTTCTGCTTCCTGGCCTGGGGCGCATATCAGAATGTCTGGCGCGACGTGAAACACTGA
- a CDS encoding adenine phosphoribosyltransferase → MTANDDLKALIRTIPDFPKPGIQFRDITTLLLDPKGFATAIDRMAAATRGEVDLIAGIEARGFLFAAALAVPLNAGVLLIRKDGKLPGATIAEDYALEYGHDRIVMHEDALVPGARVLLVDDLIATGGTARAAVRLIRKAGGVVEQAQFLVDLPDLGGTEALRAEGLAVDSLLAFPGH, encoded by the coding sequence ATGACCGCCAATGACGACCTGAAAGCCCTGATCCGCACCATCCCGGACTTTCCCAAGCCCGGCATCCAGTTCCGCGACATCACCACTTTGCTGCTCGATCCGAAGGGCTTCGCGACCGCCATCGATCGGATGGCCGCCGCGACGCGAGGGGAGGTCGACCTGATCGCCGGGATCGAAGCGCGCGGATTCCTCTTCGCCGCCGCGCTCGCGGTGCCGCTGAACGCGGGCGTGTTGCTGATCCGCAAGGACGGCAAGCTGCCCGGCGCGACCATCGCGGAGGACTATGCGCTGGAGTACGGCCATGACCGGATCGTGATGCACGAGGACGCGCTGGTTCCCGGTGCGCGTGTCCTGCTGGTCGATGACCTGATCGCCACCGGTGGCACCGCACGCGCCGCCGTCCGGCTGATCCGCAAGGCGGGCGGCGTGGTCGAACAGGCGCAGTTCCTGGTCGACCTGCCCGACTTGGGCGGCACGGAGGCGTTGCGGGCCGAGGGGCTGGCGGTCGATTCGCTGCTCGCCTTTCCCGGCCACTGA
- a CDS encoding tRNA (cytidine(34)-2'-O)-methyltransferase, whose product MRLALYEPDIAGNVGTLIRTATCFGVAVDLIEPMGFPYSHRALARSAMDYAAMAEVVRHADWEAFRAATPGRIVLATTLGAVPLPDMAFRPDDVILLGSEGAGVPRAVHDAADIRVRVPMREGVRSLNVAITGGILMAEARRQTGWAHMAG is encoded by the coding sequence ATGCGCCTCGCCCTTTATGAGCCCGACATTGCGGGCAATGTCGGCACGCTGATCCGCACCGCCACCTGTTTCGGCGTCGCGGTGGACCTGATCGAGCCGATGGGCTTTCCCTATTCCCATCGTGCGCTCGCCCGGTCGGCGATGGACTATGCGGCCATGGCCGAGGTGGTGCGCCATGCCGATTGGGAGGCTTTCCGCGCCGCGACGCCGGGGCGGATCGTGCTGGCGACGACATTGGGGGCGGTGCCGCTGCCCGATATGGCGTTCCGGCCCGACGACGTGATCCTGCTCGGCTCGGAAGGGGCGGGCGTGCCGCGTGCGGTGCATGACGCCGCCGACATTCGGGTCCGCGTGCCGATGCGCGAGGGCGTCCGTTCGCTCAATGTCGCGATCACCGGCGGGATTTTGATGGCGGAGGCGCGCCGCCAGACCGGATGGGCGCATATGGCGGGTTGA
- the hemF gene encoding oxygen-dependent coproporphyrinogen oxidase, producing the protein MTSRTPDIALDAEQDAARRWFESLRDRICAEFEAIEREAGSDAAFAYTAWDRTDPSGEPGGGGVRGVMKGRVFEKVGVNVSTVGGTFEGPFAQTIHGAGEDPRFVATGISLVAHMANPHVPAVHMNTRFLTTTKRWFGGGADLNPPLPIEEDTADFHARLKAACDAHDPDHYPRFKAWADDYFYIPHRQVHRGVGGIFYDHLEGDFDGNFAFTRDVGEAFLDIFPRIVRRRMGLPWTEADRTRMLAWRGRYAEFNLVYDRGTLFGLKTGGNIDAILMSLPPLATWE; encoded by the coding sequence ATGACCAGCCGCACCCCCGATATCGCGCTCGATGCCGAGCAGGACGCCGCCCGCCGGTGGTTCGAATCCCTGCGCGACCGGATCTGTGCCGAATTCGAGGCGATCGAGCGCGAAGCCGGGTCGGACGCCGCCTTCGCCTATACCGCCTGGGACCGCACCGACCCCAGCGGCGAGCCCGGCGGCGGCGGCGTGCGCGGGGTGATGAAGGGACGGGTCTTCGAAAAGGTCGGGGTCAATGTCTCGACGGTCGGCGGCACCTTCGAGGGGCCGTTCGCACAGACCATCCACGGCGCGGGCGAAGATCCGCGCTTCGTCGCGACGGGGATCAGCCTGGTCGCGCATATGGCGAACCCGCATGTGCCCGCCGTGCATATGAACACCCGCTTCCTGACCACCACAAAGCGCTGGTTCGGCGGCGGCGCGGACCTGAACCCGCCCCTGCCCATCGAAGAGGACACCGCCGACTTCCACGCCCGGCTGAAGGCCGCGTGCGACGCGCATGACCCGGATCATTATCCGCGGTTCAAGGCATGGGCCGACGACTATTTCTACATCCCCCATCGCCAGGTGCATCGCGGCGTCGGCGGCATTTTCTACGACCATCTGGAGGGCGATTTCGACGGCAATTTCGCCTTCACCCGCGATGTCGGCGAGGCGTTTCTCGACATCTTCCCGCGCATCGTCCGGCGGCGCATGGGCCTGCCCTGGACCGAGGCCGACCGCACGCGGATGCTGGCATGGCGCGGGCGCTATGCCGAGTTCAACCTGGTCTATGACCGGGGGACGCTGTTCGGCCTGAAGACCGGGGGCAATATCGACGCGATCCTGATGAGCCTGCCGCCGCTCGCGACCTGGGAGTAA
- a CDS encoding N-acetyltransferase, whose translation MALIPVDATEVATIVTTLEMRERPRPRPMPPAPLSLVAWVKPDPAKYRTLFARVGAPWLWFSRLVMSDDMLTAIIHDPAVSVFAVVDRAGIEVGLLELDHRQAGECEIAYFGLIPELAGQGHGRWLMAQALMRAWTASVERVWVHTCTLDHPSALNFYRRQGFTAMGRAIETFVDPRALGLLPEDAAPQIPRIRPVD comes from the coding sequence ATGGCATTGATCCCCGTCGATGCGACCGAGGTCGCGACCATCGTCACCACGCTGGAGATGCGCGAGCGGCCCCGCCCTCGCCCCATGCCGCCCGCGCCGCTGAGCCTGGTCGCCTGGGTGAAGCCCGATCCGGCCAAATACCGCACGCTGTTCGCGCGGGTCGGTGCGCCCTGGCTATGGTTCTCACGACTGGTGATGTCCGATGACATGCTGACCGCGATCATCCATGACCCCGCCGTGTCGGTCTTCGCCGTGGTCGATCGCGCCGGGATCGAAGTGGGGCTGCTGGAACTCGACCATCGTCAGGCGGGCGAATGCGAGATCGCCTATTTCGGGCTGATCCCCGAACTGGCGGGGCAGGGCCATGGCCGCTGGCTGATGGCGCAGGCGTTGATGCGCGCCTGGACCGCCAGCGTCGAGCGGGTATGGGTGCATACCTGCACTCTCGACCACCCTTCCGCACTCAATTTCTATCGGCGTCAGGGTTTCACCGCGATGGGGCGCGCGATCGAGACCTTTGTCGACCCGCGCGCGCTCGGCCTGCTGCCCGAGGACGCCGCGCCGCAAATCCCCCGGATCAGACCGGTCGATTGA
- the lipB gene encoding lipoyl(octanoyl) transferase LipB → MPDIEWRVSPGLTPYDQSLAEMEARAAAVAQGQARELVWLLEHPPVYTAGTSADPVELVDPRFPVFQTGRGGKYTYHGPGQRTGYLILDLNRRGRDVRQFVHGLEDWLIAALARLGVNAFSVDERVGIWTRDGGTEAKIGAIGVRVRRWVTLHGFAINIAPDLSHFGGIVPCGLPEFPVTSLFALNGVKSLETFDEALAFTLPAFLQSLGQVRQNET, encoded by the coding sequence ATGCCCGATATCGAATGGCGGGTCAGCCCCGGCCTGACCCCCTATGACCAGTCGCTCGCCGAGATGGAGGCGCGCGCGGCCGCCGTGGCGCAGGGCCAGGCGCGCGAACTGGTCTGGCTGCTCGAACACCCGCCCGTCTATACGGCGGGGACCAGCGCCGATCCGGTCGAGCTGGTCGATCCGCGCTTTCCGGTGTTCCAGACCGGGCGCGGCGGCAAATATACCTATCACGGCCCCGGCCAGCGCACCGGCTATCTGATCCTCGACCTCAACCGGCGGGGTCGCGATGTGCGGCAGTTCGTCCATGGTCTGGAGGACTGGCTGATCGCCGCGCTCGCCCGGCTGGGGGTGAATGCCTTCAGCGTCGACGAGCGGGTCGGCATCTGGACCCGCGACGGGGGCACGGAGGCGAAGATCGGCGCGATCGGCGTCCGGGTGCGGCGCTGGGTCACGCTTCACGGCTTCGCGATCAACATCGCGCCCGACCTGTCTCATTTCGGTGGAATCGTTCCCTGCGGCCTGCCGGAGTTCCCCGTGACCAGTCTTTTCGCGTTAAACGGCGTCAAGTCGTTGGAAACCTTTGACGAGGCGCTAGCGTTCACTCTTCCGGCGTTCCTCCAGTCCCTGGGGCAGGTCCGACAAAACGAGACTTGA
- a CDS encoding IS5 family transposase yields the protein MSDSLCGQEGMVMVEQRSLVEALMDPRLGSNAKLSGIERLIDWSRLEPLVSPLRQGRTGRPPYAPLAMVKALYLQALYDLSDPGLEEALLDRLSFRRFCGFALDGGTPDETTLCRFRAAAAAGDVLERCFAEINRQLDAQGLVLRRGTILDASVVKATRKPPRGDGIAPGDPHPQEPGADWTRKDGKPVFGYRFHIGMDEGSGLIRKLAFTSARVQDVERADALVCGDEGAVYADRAYEGQARRKALKAAGIKDRIMHRRHRYMPKLPRWQARRNHLIARRRAPVEAVFSAMKRLYGKARTRCLSIERNAADFLAFATIYNLRRAAILAAG from the coding sequence TTGAGTGATTCACTGTGCGGGCAGGAGGGCATGGTGATGGTCGAGCAGCGATCGCTGGTGGAAGCGTTGATGGATCCGCGCTTGGGATCGAATGCGAAGCTGTCGGGGATCGAGCGGCTGATCGACTGGAGCCGGCTGGAGCCGCTGGTGTCGCCGCTGCGGCAGGGTCGGACGGGTCGACCGCCCTATGCGCCGCTGGCGATGGTCAAGGCGCTGTATCTACAGGCGTTGTATGATCTGTCGGACCCCGGGCTGGAGGAGGCGCTGCTCGACCGGCTGTCGTTCCGGCGGTTCTGCGGCTTTGCGCTGGATGGCGGCACGCCGGACGAGACGACGCTGTGCCGGTTTCGCGCGGCTGCGGCGGCGGGGGACGTGCTGGAGCGCTGCTTTGCCGAGATCAACCGGCAGCTGGATGCGCAGGGGCTGGTGCTGCGGCGGGGGACGATCCTTGATGCCTCGGTGGTCAAGGCGACCCGCAAGCCCCCGCGCGGGGACGGGATCGCGCCGGGTGATCCGCACCCCCAGGAGCCGGGTGCCGACTGGACGCGCAAGGACGGCAAGCCGGTGTTCGGCTACCGCTTCCATATCGGCATGGACGAGGGCTCGGGCCTGATCCGCAAGCTGGCCTTCACCTCGGCCAGGGTCCAGGATGTCGAACGGGCCGACGCGCTGGTCTGCGGCGACGAAGGCGCGGTCTATGCCGACCGGGCCTATGAGGGCCAGGCGCGTCGCAAGGCCCTGAAGGCGGCCGGGATCAAGGATCGCATCATGCATCGCCGGCACCGCTACATGCCAAAGCTGCCGCGCTGGCAGGCCCGGCGCAACCACCTCATCGCCAGACGGCGCGCCCCTGTCGAGGCGGTCTTCAGCGCCATGAAGCGCCTCTACGGCAAGGCGCGCACCAGATGCCTGTCGATCGAGCGGAACGCCGCAGACTTCCTCGCCTTTGCCACCATCTACAATCTCAGACGCGCCGCCATCCTTGCCGCTGGCTGA
- a CDS encoding ABC-F family ATP-binding cassette domain-containing protein, whose amino-acid sequence MLNLNGITVRLGGRTILDGASAALPPGSRVGLIGRNGAGKSTLVRVIAGQLEADDGAAEMPKGARLGYIAQEAPDGTATPFETVLAADVERAELMERSETESDPEKLGDIYERLIAIDAYTAPARASSILQGLGFDEAMQGRPLSSYSGGWKMRVALAALLFSAPDVLLLDEPSNHLDLEAVMWLEDFLKSYRATILLVSHERDFLNNVVDHILHLQNGKVTLYPGGYDSFERQRAERMAQLAAAKANQDAQRAKLQDYIARNSARASTAKQAQSRAKMLSKMQPIAEMANDPSLSFDFPDPDQLRPPLITLDLASVGYAETPILKRLNLRIDPDDRIALLGRNGNGKTTLARLLAAQLTPMEGEMNASGKMRVGYFTQYQVEELDTDDTALEHMTRIMRGATPAAVRAQLGRFGFSGDKATTKVGKLSGGERARLALALITRDAPHMLILDEPTNHLDVDAREALVQALNMYKGTVVLVSHDRHMLEMTADRLVLVDNGTAKEFDGSLDDYIAFVLKGDAGQGDAASKADRAASKKASAEQRERFNAMKKTLRGIEDEMARLTRERDALDKAMNDPAAAEPRHAKLSMGELNKRRAEVVDKLAEAEARWMEAGEAMEAA is encoded by the coding sequence ATGCTCAACCTGAATGGCATCACCGTGCGCCTGGGCGGCCGCACGATCCTCGACGGCGCATCCGCGGCGCTCCCCCCCGGCAGCCGGGTCGGCCTGATCGGTCGCAACGGCGCGGGCAAGTCGACGCTCGTCCGCGTGATCGCGGGCCAGTTGGAGGCCGACGACGGCGCCGCGGAAATGCCCAAGGGCGCGCGGCTAGGCTATATCGCGCAGGAAGCCCCCGACGGCACCGCCACCCCGTTCGAGACGGTGCTCGCCGCCGATGTCGAGCGCGCCGAACTGATGGAGCGCAGCGAGACCGAGAGCGACCCAGAAAAGCTGGGCGATATCTACGAACGCCTGATCGCGATCGACGCCTATACCGCCCCCGCGCGAGCTTCCAGCATCCTGCAAGGGCTGGGTTTCGACGAGGCAATGCAGGGCCGCCCGCTGTCCAGCTATTCGGGCGGGTGGAAGATGCGCGTGGCGCTCGCCGCGCTCCTGTTCTCCGCGCCGGACGTGCTGCTGCTCGACGAACCGTCGAACCACCTCGACCTCGAAGCGGTGATGTGGCTGGAGGATTTCCTCAAATCCTATCGCGCGACGATCCTGCTGGTCAGCCACGAGCGCGACTTCCTGAACAATGTCGTCGACCATATCCTGCACCTTCAGAACGGCAAGGTGACGCTCTATCCCGGCGGCTATGATTCGTTCGAGCGCCAGCGCGCCGAGCGGATGGCGCAGTTGGCCGCCGCCAAGGCGAACCAGGATGCGCAGCGCGCCAAGTTGCAGGACTATATCGCGCGCAACTCGGCCCGCGCCTCGACCGCCAAACAGGCGCAGAGCCGCGCCAAGATGCTGTCGAAAATGCAGCCGATCGCCGAGATGGCGAACGACCCGTCTTTGTCCTTCGACTTCCCCGATCCCGACCAGTTGCGCCCGCCGCTGATCACGCTGGACCTGGCGAGCGTGGGTTATGCCGAGACGCCGATCCTGAAGCGGCTGAACCTGCGCATCGACCCGGACGACCGGATCGCGTTGCTCGGCCGCAACGGTAACGGCAAGACGACGCTCGCCCGCCTGCTCGCCGCGCAACTGACGCCGATGGAAGGCGAGATGAACGCGAGCGGCAAGATGCGCGTCGGCTATTTCACCCAATATCAGGTGGAGGAACTAGACACCGACGACACCGCGCTGGAGCATATGACCCGCATCATGCGCGGCGCGACCCCGGCGGCGGTGCGCGCGCAGCTCGGGCGGTTCGGCTTTTCGGGCGACAAGGCGACGACCAAGGTCGGCAAGCTGTCGGGCGGCGAGCGCGCCCGCCTGGCGCTGGCGCTGATCACCCGCGACGCGCCGCACATGCTGATCCTCGACGAGCCGACCAACCACCTCGACGTCGATGCGCGCGAGGCGCTGGTCCAGGCGCTCAACATGTACAAGGGCACCGTCGTGCTGGTCAGCCATGATCGCCACATGCTGGAGATGACGGCGGACCGGCTGGTGCTGGTCGACAACGGCACGGCGAAGGAGTTCGACGGGTCGCTGGACGACTATATTGCCTTCGTCCTGAAGGGCGATGCGGGCCAGGGCGACGCCGCCTCCAAGGCCGACCGGGCGGCGAGCAAGAAAGCCTCCGCCGAACAGCGCGAACGCTTCAACGCGATGAAGAAGACACTGCGCGGGATCGAGGACGAAATGGCCAGGCTGACCCGCGAGCGCGACGCGCTGGACAAGGCGATGAACGACCCGGCGGCGGCCGAACCGCGCCATGCGAAGCTGTCGATGGGCGAACTGAACAAGCGCCGCGCGGAGGTGGTCGACAAGCTGGCCGAGGCGGAGGCGCGCTGGATGGAGGCGGGCGAGGCGATGGAAGCGGCCTGA
- a CDS encoding DUF3297 family protein, with protein sequence MTDTVPDRLSTNPDSPYFDQDLLSRGVGIRFKGAERRDVEEYCISEGWIRVALGKKVDRHGRPLTLKLNGEVEAWVENPADGAEEGSDEAEA encoded by the coding sequence ATGACCGATACCGTTCCCGATCGCCTGTCCACCAACCCGGACAGCCCCTATTTCGACCAGGACCTCCTCTCGCGTGGGGTCGGCATCCGCTTCAAGGGTGCGGAGCGCCGCGACGTCGAGGAATATTGCATTTCCGAAGGCTGGATCCGCGTCGCGCTGGGCAAGAAGGTCGACCGCCATGGCCGCCCGCTGACCCTGAAGCTGAACGGCGAGGTCGAGGCGTGGGTCGAGAACCCCGCCGATGGCGCGGAAGAGGGTTCGGACGAAGCCGAGGCCTAA
- a CDS encoding EVE domain-containing protein: MAHWLLKSEADSYGWDDLVRDGATEWDGVRNAAAAKHLRAMAVDDSALFYHSGKEKAAVGIATITRAARADGEDGRWVSVQVAPDRPLPRPVTLAAMKADTRLADLPMLRQSRLSVSPVGDAEWAVLMELAGV; this comes from the coding sequence ATGGCCCATTGGCTGCTGAAATCGGAAGCCGACAGCTATGGCTGGGACGATCTGGTCCGCGATGGCGCGACCGAATGGGACGGCGTGCGCAACGCCGCCGCCGCCAAACATCTGCGCGCGATGGCGGTCGACGACTCGGCGCTCTTCTATCACAGCGGGAAGGAGAAAGCGGCGGTCGGCATCGCGACGATCACCCGCGCGGCACGCGCCGATGGCGAGGATGGTCGTTGGGTCTCGGTACAGGTCGCGCCCGACCGCCCCCTGCCCCGTCCCGTCACGCTGGCGGCGATGAAGGCGGACACGCGCCTCGCCGACCTGCCCATGCTGCGCCAGTCGCGGCTGTCGGTGTCACCCGTGGGGGACGCGGAATGGGCGGTGCTGATGGAGTTGGCCGGTGTCTAA